In one window of Pseudooceanicola aestuarii DNA:
- a CDS encoding protein-tyrosine phosphatase family protein: MSGFPGLEIGVEGSAYISPEQLGETMAALAERGVARMVILAEEDELPAGAFADVQWVAQSRGVALEFLSIPDFSTPGTAFMTRWRDLSPALHSLLAQGGTFACACQYGAGRSGVLTAMILIEAGLPALAAIARLRQDFPEAVENSAQEDWLIAYAEELTTRQAAAR, translated from the coding sequence GTCCGGATTTCCGGGGCTTGAGATTGGTGTTGAGGGCAGCGCCTATATCAGCCCAGAGCAATTGGGCGAAACTATGGCGGCGCTGGCGGAACGCGGCGTTGCGCGGATGGTGATCCTGGCGGAAGAAGATGAATTGCCCGCCGGCGCCTTTGCCGATGTGCAATGGGTCGCCCAATCGCGCGGGGTCGCACTGGAATTCTTGTCGATCCCCGATTTCTCCACTCCGGGGACGGCGTTCATGACGCGCTGGCGGGATCTGTCACCGGCGCTGCACAGCCTGTTGGCTCAGGGCGGCACCTTCGCCTGCGCCTGCCAATACGGCGCCGGGCGCAGCGGCGTTCTGACCGCGATGATCCTGATCGAGGCCGGGCTGCCTGCTCTTGCCGCCATCGCGCGCCTGCGGCAGGATTTTCCCGAAGCGGTGGAGAACTCCGCCCAGGAGGACTGGCTGATCGCCTATGCCGAGGAGCTGACCACCCGCCAGGCTGCCGCAAGGTAA
- a CDS encoding peroxiredoxin, whose product MTINQGDKLPDATLLQMTADGPAPVKLADKVAGRKVVIFGLPGAYTGTCSTAHVPSFIRTKGDFDAKGVDEIICVSVNDPFVMGAWADSTGAGEAGLTFLGDPQAEFTKAAGLDFSAPPAGLIDRSRRFAMLVEDGTVTVLNIEENPGICEVSAGEGLLASM is encoded by the coding sequence ATGACAATCAATCAAGGCGACAAGCTGCCCGATGCCACCCTTTTACAGATGACGGCCGACGGCCCCGCCCCGGTCAAGCTGGCCGACAAGGTCGCGGGCCGCAAGGTGGTGATCTTCGGGCTTCCGGGCGCCTATACCGGCACTTGCAGCACAGCGCATGTGCCCAGCTTCATCCGCACCAAAGGCGATTTCGACGCCAAGGGCGTGGACGAGATCATCTGCGTTTCCGTCAACGACCCCTTCGTCATGGGCGCCTGGGCGGACAGCACCGGCGCGGGCGAGGCCGGGTTGACGTTCCTGGGCGATCCGCAGGCCGAATTCACCAAGGCCGCCGGGCTGGACTTTTCTGCTCCGCCCGCCGGGCTGATCGACAGGTCGCGCCGTTTCGCCATGCTGGTGGAGGACGGCACCGTGACCGTCCTGAACATCGAGGAAAACCCCGGCATCTGCGAGGTTTCCGCGGGTGAGGGGTTGCTGGCCTCGATGTAG